The following coding sequences are from one Triticum aestivum cultivar Chinese Spring chromosome 5A, IWGSC CS RefSeq v2.1, whole genome shotgun sequence window:
- the LOC123106115 gene encoding phosphatidylserine decarboxylase proenzyme 1, mitochondrial isoform X1, translating to MSIFCGCCLLASILGCPWPGKFLLPGASAAVLLMLGVLHAKRMYDGKQLVERKEQGIEPEFSPDLKASFLRLLPLRSMSRVWGYLMEVEVPVFMRPAIYKAWARAFHSNLQEPALPLEEYPSLQAFFIRSLKEGSRPIDPDPNCLVSPVDGKVLRLGQLRGPGTMIEQVKGFSYPVSSLVGASSSLHDATEKDISGEQTEQNVPESSNAKSWWRVSVASPKLRDRTLLSPKRGIFYCVLYLHPGDYHRVHSPVDWNIFKRRHFSGNLFPTNERAVRTIRNLYIENERVVLEGQWKEGFVAIAAVGATNVGSIKLLIEPELRTNSPGSMTLHSQPYDERVYEPEGTGMMVKKGQEVAGFHMGSTVVVVFEAPLSKAREDRTVSSDFGFCVKAGDRIRVGEAIGRWSQS from the exons ATGAGCATTTTCTGCGGGTGCTGTTTGTTGGCAAGCATCTTGGGCTGTCCATGGCCAG GCAAGTTCCTTCTGCCCGGCGCCTCGGCAGCAGTCCTTCTCATGCTTGGCGTTCTACACGCCAAGCGAATGTACGATGGCAAACAG CTTGTCGAAAGGAAGGAGCAAGGAATCGAGCCGGAATTCTCGCCAGACCTTAAG GCTTCGTTTCTGAGGCTTCTACCACTGCGTTCGATGTCGCGTGTCTGGGGATACTTGATGGAAGTG GAGGTTCCGGTGTTCATGCGTCCTGCTATCTACAAAGCATGGGCCAGAGCATTCCACTCCA ATTTGCAAGAACCTGCTCTGCCCCTGGAAGAATATCCTTCTTTGCAGGCATTCTTCATCCGCAGTCTCAAAGAAGGGTCAAGGCCTATCGATCCAGATCCAAATTGCCTG GTGAGTCCTGTCGATGGGAAAGTTTTGCGGCTTGGACAGCTCAGGGGTCCAGGAACCATGATTGAGCAAGTCAAAGGCTTTTCTTATCCTGTTTCTTCTCTTGTTGGTGCTAGTTCATCGCTTCATGATGCCACAGAAAAAGATATTTCTGGAGAGCAAACAGAACAAAATGTGCCTGAGAGCTCGAATGCAAAATCATGGTGGCGAGTATCTGTGGCTTCACCTAAACTTCGGGATCGAACACTGCTGAG CCCAAAGAGAGGAATCTTTTATTGTGTCCTGTACTTGCACCCTGGTGATTATCATCGAGTTCACTCTCCTGTTGATTGGAATATTTTCAAACGTCGACATTTCTCAG GTAATCTTTTCCCAACAAATGAACGTGCTGTGCGGACCATCAGAAATCTATATATCGAGAATGAAAGG GTAGTACTTGAGGGTCAATGGAAAGAAGGGTTTGTTGCAATTGCAGCTGTTGGTGCTACTAATGTTGGCTCCATCAAA CTGCTCATTGAACCGGAGCTGAGGACAAACAGTCCAGGGTCCATGACACTTCACTCCCAACCTTACGATGAGCGTGTTTATGAACCCGAAGGCACCGGCATGATGGTTAAAAAGGGGCAAGAG GTAGCAGGATTCCACATGGGGTCGACCGTGGTCGTCGTATTTGAAGCGCCCCTGTCCAAGGCGAGGGAGGACAGGACGGTCTCTTCGGATTTCGGCTTCTGCGTCAAGGCTGGCGATAGGATTAGGGTAGGAGAAGCCATTGGTCGATGGAGCCAATCCTAG